From one Gossypium hirsutum isolate 1008001.06 chromosome D08, Gossypium_hirsutum_v2.1, whole genome shotgun sequence genomic stretch:
- the LOC121219797 gene encoding DNA-directed RNA polymerases II and V subunit 6B: MADDDYNDMDMGYEDEPPEPEIEEGAEEEVENNNNDDVPVDPVETEEKEDEDANDKICRKTSKYMTKYERARILGTRALQISMNAPVMVELEGETDPLEIAMKELQERKIPFTIRRYLPGGSYEDWGVDELIVEDSWKRQVGGN, translated from the exons ATGGCGGACGACGATTATAATGACATGGACATGGG ATATGAGGATGAGCCACCAGAGCCTGAGATTGAA GAAGGAGCCGAGGAGGAGGTGGAAAACAATAACAATGACGATGTTCCCGTCGATCCTgttgaaactgaagaaaaagaagACGAAGATGCTAATGACAAAATTTGTCGCAAAACATCAAAGTACATGACCAAATATGAGCGTGCTAGAATCTTGGGTACACGTGCCCTGCAAATCAG CATGAATGCACCAGTAATGGTTGAGTTGGAGGGTGAGACTGACCCGCTTGAG aTTGCCATGAAGGAGCTTCAGGAGCGGAAAATCCCCTTCACCATTCGTCGGTACTTGCCTGGTGGGAG TTATGAAGACTGGGGAGTTGATGAGTTGATTGTGGAAGACTCATGGAAGAGACAAGTGGGAGGCAATTGA